In Anopheles arabiensis isolate DONGOLA chromosome 2, AaraD3, whole genome shotgun sequence, the genomic window AACTggcacggttctgtaaagcaggcagagtgaaacaagtcTGAGTGAACCCTTTTTAGATTTCATGTGATCGAGTGTTGATACTTACTTACTCGTGTAGGTGACTGGAAATGAATCCTGGAAATCTGAACGGCCTGGCTAAGGTTGAACCAATCGGATTAGCTTCCACATATGATCCTTCAATAGAGACTGCTCCGAGCGACGCTCTGAAGAGCACCGGTTGCGTGCGCTGATGGAGTTTCCTAACCCAACCCCGTTCCATACCCGTGCTCGATCGCACGCTACTGACACTCGGTTTTTTTTCACGCTGAGAGACTCATTTTCTCTtatatttttacacttttaattttgcatCACAACATCACTCCGAAAGGTTTTCGCTTCATTAGCACGAGATTAACACAATGGCGAATGACAGATAGAATACCGAGCCTCGGCTAATTCAAATAGTAAAGCTGAAatctcggttattttgacggacgAGCTCCGTGACAGCTGTGTTAACGTATGTTCTCGGCAAGTtgtgttgccgagtttcggttcaaatatttatttaactgatatttcagttttaaacggtactgattttcggctactgggatttttcaactgacatatcagcaagaatcgaaagagccgaCGGATTTCGGCAGTAtttttaaccgaggtcgtgaaatatttttaagtgtgtaggATTGCTTGATAACTTGCTTTTGTAGTGTAAGTACTTTTCAAGAATGGTAGTGAAACAGATTCAATAGCAAACATTTGAATTTGAGCGAAGTAATTCGGTTTCATTCGGAGCCAATTGGATTTGCATTCGTACGGAGTAGTCGGATTCGGAGCCATATTTATTTTGAAGTTGGATCCGTATTAAGTACGTCGGAGATGGAGTGGGTTCACGTATCCAATCTGTAGCTCTCATCACTAGTATGCATTTCCCCGCTTACTCGATGTATGGCCATATAATCGAAGAACGTCTTGCCCGTACCCACCGTCGATTTCTGCGCAATGTTGTGCGCTTCTTCTGATGGCGATGGTAAGCTAGTTCAAAAAAGAACACCAAAATGGCCCCTCCATTCATTACCAGATACACGTAAAACACGAAGCGCATGTTGAACAGGTTCACCTTTCTTGCCGGCGGTTCGTCGCGCAAAGTTCTGTTGCGATTCTGGGCGATCTGCAGCAGCACGCCCTTGTGCCGTATGAGCGAGAGCTGAAAGTTTACGATTCCATTCTCGAGACAGCTCATCGTCAGCCGTCGGATGGTGGGAAACAGTGGCGAGTTCTTCGGCAGTGCCATCGCGGTCAGATACTCGATGAACGGCTCATGGATGAAGTACACCTTGCTGCGCTTGCGCACCGAGTCGAAGTAGCGCGATCGCACTACCTCCACAAAGTACTCTATGATCGGCACCGCGGTTGTACGATTGTCCGCCACCTCCGGTATGATGCTGATGTTGGACGGCGTCCACTGTACATCGAGCCGCGCTGCAATGCGGCCCCGCACATCGCTCCCATTCCACGCCTTGCCGCGAATCGCATTGCCGAACGTGACGATGGCCTTCAGGTCCAGGTCCGTTTCGGCCAGCTCCTCGAGCGTTTGTATGTTGCGCAGCTTTTCGTCGTCCTGGTTTAGCTGCACGATCGTAATGCCCTGCCAGGCGGAGTAGGCCACGATGCTGTAAAACATCAACCCCATCAGCACCAGGCGATGGCGCGTGTTCCGTGGCAAGGCGACGCTGCACGCAAACACAATCGCCAGAATGCGAAACGACTCCTTTACGTACGCGGGTACGGAAAAGTCACGGCgcatcagcaccagcagcagggaCGGTATGAGCACGGCCATGGCAATGTTCGTGAGGTACATTTGCAGCGAGTAGGCATGGAAGAAGACCATCTTGTAGCGATTGGCGAAATAGTTGAACGGGACCACAAACACCAACCGGATGGGGCACAGGAAATGGACGTACTGCAGGTTGCGCATGGGGTGCTGCATGATCGAGCGCGAGTTGGCCGCTAGATCGATCGTGTTTTCCTCGAGCATCTTCAGCGATCCACCGATGCTGCCGTTCGATGAAATGAAGCCGACCGACTCTTGGTAGTTTAGTTCGAGATATTTGATGGTGAAGTTCATTCTTTGGCGAAAAATTTCCACCATCTCTCCGTCCAGGTATTGATAGCTTAAGGGATGTAGCAGATAAAGAAGATGCAGATAATTAATCGTTTATATTACATTTATAATAGTTGAACAGTGCTGGTGTTTTGGTCGATGTTGATGTAttttaaagaagaaacaaattaaaatgttttagcATTATGCAATGTAGAGCGTTCgagcattttaaaatatactttTCAATTCAGAAGATAgttggaaaaataatatttaaatagaGAATGGTTTTCATTGAAGACAAATTGATTGATATGTGTTAGTTTAGGAGTAGTATTTTATCAACTATGGATTTTCAGTTCAAACAACCATTTTCATAatcattttgattaaaaatatgtCTACGGGCTCCTTTTCCTTTTAAGATCGTAGACTGAAATACCTGCCTTtgagctgtttgcattgtatagcagttttcgagcagctatcaaagtgagTAAtgtatacaggtgggcttatcccaagatGTATGTATTtggaaggctgatttttatcgcttctgcttctgaatgacgattttaaacatgtttttaattgtttaattgtttgtcAAAAAACtgacgttcaaatttggttataaaaacatgctatgagatcACCTGGtgtacatacactttgatagTAGTAGCTGCAGGACAAATGATGGagaaaaacattttcatatcaTATCCAAAGGGAAATCGCTGATTTCATCACGctaacacaacaaacactCCCCTCAGTCACCAAACTCATCCAAATCGGTTGTCGTCCCTAATAATCAGCTTCGGGCTGCTTGCAATAGTCTCATTGCAAACCGTCGTTTTGCTGAACTTGTGCAGCAAAAATACCTTAACCACCATCTGATCTTCACTGACGTAACAGTACAAAATGGATCCTCTGGCTGTGGAATCTACACCAGCATCAAAAATAGCGTCATCCAGACTATACCTCAATCTTCATCGCAGAAGCAATAGCCCAGGTTATTGCTGCTGACGAAGTCCTACGCAGAGACAAACCCAACGTGATCTTCACAGACAGTGCAAATGTCCTTCAAGCACTTGAATCTGGAACCACCAGCGACCCGCACATCCAACAACTATGCAATATACCGAATTCACACCAAGTCACATTCTGCTAAATTTCAAACAGGCATTCAGGGAAATGAAATAGCAGACGCGCTAGCCAACGCAGGACATAATAACCCGGCCTGCTGCCATAACACTCTTTCACACCGTGACTCCATTCGCCTTAGCAAAACCATCATCGCCAATAGTTGGAATGGTTATTGGGTTAGCAGCGGCCGCTCTTTCGTGCGCACCATCAagacaacaacaccaccatggAGAGACCATCCATCACACCAAGACCAGAGAATCATATCACGACTTCGGGTAGGATATGATAGAATCATATCACGCACACCCGGCTCACCCacacatttttattgcaaaaatcCAGCCCACCAATATGCAGTTTCTGTGGCATCGAAATCACCATCAGCCACATCTTAACCGAATTCCATGGTTATACAGCGGAATGCATCACCTGCAATTGAACCACAGCGTCATCCTCTCGTCAGACAGAGATTGCCAGcgtaaacttttaaaattccttCGTATTACTAACCTTTATAAATAATTCTAACCAAACCCATATTTGTAACAGACActgttttaataaaatcaacagaTAATAGCTTTAAATAAACCGAGACTTCCCGGTATAAGGTAATTTGCAAGCCACAAATGGCTTGCAAATAAGAATGTTAGTTTTTAAGTATTgaattgattaaattaataaaagagGTGAATGATGCTAACCGGCTcgaagtctctataaaaaaaatacatacactttgattctagattccaccacctgatctctttgttgcaccttgggataaatgaaaacatcaCCTTATGTTGCCCCTTTTTCGAGCAGATACTCGAATCTTTTTCTAGCATTCTAGCTTaaataatctaggctgaaaatcgTAGGCTAGTgttgtgtgcggttttgtatggagtgtttaaaTGATtccagcctccaactgtcaaagtctatataaaaaagctaactagaatcgtgaagggcccctaTGAATTAAAACTGCCGTAGAAAATTTAATTCTTCTATCTTTTTCTGACGAAGCTGTGAAGTATTTTACTCATTATACCAGAAAGAATAACATAGCATGTTGCGCAGTGgatctttctttcttgcagCCAAGCTTCGCCCAGTATGGTTCAGTGAGTTTCAAGTTCTATaaatacagttttttttttcaagttcGATAAAAACAGTGTGTTTTTCAATGCGTTATGAACTCATGATGGACATGTTCCATTTCTCTGATAtgtctttttatattttgaattaATTGGAAATCATATATTCATATGCATATGCATATCATATGCAATGCATTAGCAGTCAATGAAAAAgttgaataattcatgaaattgttcatatttcatatttcGGGGAAGTTTTAAAACGCTTATTTTCATAGGGCGTATTAACGAAGAACTCGAAAGCATAGATTAATTTTGGTTAAGAAGAAAATTAGCATAGTTTTATGAAACAATTTACTCctaagtagtagtagttggaGCATCTATCGAACATCTACCAATAACAAATTATACCGCTGAAAGGTACTCTTCCTTACTCCTACGAGTCTTACGTAATTTGTGGATGGCTTGTTTAGGATTTGTGCTTAGAATTGCACATAGCTCGCgtttatgaaatattttatttgtgtttagTCCTGCGtttaaacaaaccaaaacgggtataatatacaaaaGGGCTTATGGCTTTTCCTGCCAAACCATAGATATAAACCAAGATAgtcagccgtaccggcgaactcgttcgttcctgggaacgtttgccgcgacgctcattttcactcatttcatagccctctagatcaaaaattagaaaaccatATAGATTTTGTACTGGACAACCTAGCggtacaaccctgtccactcatgagcgacgaatgtttctcgtcgaacgagttcgccggtatGGCTGAGTAATAGAATACAATATTCAGTAGTTTGTGACGTCATAATTCAATGCAAATGCACAATGTGGTGGCAGCATAAACATAATAATACTAAATCAACAGGATGTTATCAATCAGCCataccggcgaactcgttcgacgagaaacattcgtcgctcatgagtggacagggttgtaccacTAGGTTGGCCAGTACAAAATGTAtacggttttctaatttttgatctagagggctatgaactgggtgaaaatgagcgtcgcggcgaacgttcccaGGATCGAACGtgttcgccggtacggctgaatGACGCGAAGCAAATGTACTAAAAATGAGTTAAAACTTAATGGGAATGTTCATTACGTTCTATAACCGTATTTGAATCAACCTTGCACTTAACTGCCACATAGACTGCACTGATAAATAGAATCAATCTTTCTACTGCAATTGCCCTACAGCAACCAATCAATTACCTACCGATGAATCGACCCGTTTTGAAAGTAAACTGCTTTCGACATCAGCTCCACATCCGTAATGGCCACCTGTAGCTGATAGTGATGCAGGTTGTTAATCCGCTCGTAAGTGAACCGCTGCGCCTCCTGGTTGAACTGTGCCACATCTTCCATCGTGCGCAGATGATAGCAGAACATGTTGCGTTCGTCCGCCATCTCGTCCCGCCCGGTCAGGTATGGGTTGAACAGACACACCAGCAACGTTTGATAGTCGATGCGGCTCAGTATCAGAATGTCCAGCATCTTGTACCGTGTCCAGGCGCGGCGAAAGAACTGCAGCATATCGTACTTTGCGATGCCGCGTACGAGCAGCACCACCCGGGCCACCGGGTTGCGAAACGCAATCGCCGGCAGAACCTCCTCCATAACCATGGACACGTTCGCCTCGCAGTACAACGCTTCCCAGAGCGGGTAAGGGTTGAGATTGTAGCCATAGGTTGGATCATTTCGATCCCTCTCGGCCGACTGGAAGTACGTATCGACCGTGTAGAGCTTGTACGAAGCTTGCAACATATTCACTCGGTGACACTTGATCGCCTCAATGATGGCATTGTCCACCGTATCGTCTCCGATGATGGTCGTGAGCGTTTGGTAGCCCTCCAGAAACTTAGTCATCATGGATTCGTACATTAGAAACGCGGGCGAATAGCAACGGGTCGTGGTCGCTTTCACCTCAATCCCGGCACTGCTGAGCCGTACTGCTATAGAACACACCAGAAACAACACCTTTGGAAAGTGCATTTTGCACGAAACGGGGTAACACGAGTGAAAACACACTGAAACTACCCATTTCCAGTGGAGCTGCTTATATACACGCAAAGGAAGCTTTCCTGCCTGAATAAATTGATGAACGAGATTGTTAAAAAGGTTGATAAACAATTGATTGTGATGCTTATCGGTGACAAAATGGAGACCCATTATATTGTCACGCACGCACGTTAACACCAACGATTAACTTCCGGCGGTTGGGTTTGTCGCAGTGTAAAATAGAACGAACATTACAGCCATCAATATTGCATGGCACCATTAGACTCAACAGGTATTGTGTGATTTGACGGTTAACGCTTCTACTTGTTTGCCGCTCCGTTCGTTTTATAGGAGCTAATGAACTGCAGAATGAGTATAACAATGTTGGGAGGTTTGCTGTTACGTTATTATGAAAGTGTTTCACTCCATCATCAGGACAGAATGGAAGTTTTAAATGGGAGCTTAACACGGAACACTGGAGAAGTCTtcagtgtatgtgtttttctttcagtGCAATGGCCACTACTGTTGCTTAAACGTACTAAAACAGCACTTGAACTAGAACAGCTACACTAATAGACTTCGACGAAATGAAAACTCCAATTAAATCATTTAATGATGAAAAATACTATCATATAACAGTGACTAGAAATATAACAGTGAACCTTCAGGTAATTTAAAATAAGAttggaagcaaacaaaactatcATAATCTTTCATATCAACTGGGTGGCAACTGATACACGTACTCGAGACCTCTTTTATTGTGTTTCTTGACACGGTTTGTCAaacaaaagattttttttacagctTGTTCTCCGTTTTTTCGAAACAAATACTGCCTGTTTTCAGTTAAGCTCTCCAAACAATAGCAAAGGATTAAAATAGTAGTAAGGTTGTTAGATATTGGTTGCGCACGctggtgaaagaaaaattgatGGCTCTTTAGCTAACTTTGATCAAGTAAAATCATCGTATTTATGGATCATGCCTTCATGATGTACCAGCAGTAGAACGATATCAAACTTTATCACCTGAGTTGGTTTGGAGAGCTATAtagggaaaagggaaattgCCATTGTTTGTAATTAACATAGGCGTTCAACTAAAATAGGTGTACCGTATTTTAGCGTGTATAATGTCCTCTTTTTAAGTcgaaatttatcaaaatcaaattaagaATATCATAGGGAGGAACTTTTCGATAACCACTAAGACATTAAATTCGATTACATACAAAGTCATACATAGTCTAGTGCATGGATATCCACGAAAATAATATTACAAAGATAATATCACACTGGTTGTTTAAATTGATCAGTCAAATTCGTAAAAAAGAACCACTTAGGCATACGGTCAAAAACTAAAGCTTTCAAAATACCAAAAGAATACGAAGGTACGAACGAAACTGATGGCCTTCCATTCCTTTGTACTAGaagcacagcaaaaacaattttaatatgAATCAAATTGATAAAGTAGAAActctgtttgatttgtttgaaaattcctaaattaacaaaaatattttctacCAAAActattgaataatttatcatGGAAAGTCGTACACGAGAAGTCGTTATATAACTAATACGATTCTTTTTGCAACACGTTATGAAAAGCCGTTCGAAGCCTTGAACTAGCGTACTTATTGGAAAATACAGTTTTTGCCATCAGCAGGATTCAGCGCCAGCCCGTAAAACTTCGAACGTTCAAGCATGTCGTTAGTAGAATTTGCCTTATTTCATCAGCTCATCTGAATGGCCTGCAGATTCAGTATTTGAGAAAATATGCTTGCAAAGCTTGATGCCGTTAATCGAATCGAATGAGGACGAATTCAGGAATCGTTGAGTGAAGATTTGGGAGAAAATGCCGAATGACATTGTGCATgcggctttcaatgactttgaAAAGCGTTTACGGGTCGTTATCAAATACAAGGGAGAAAGATTTGAACTCAACTAAGTACAATGGAATTTTACAACTTAAATATGTTGTACACATCGTTTCCGCAGATAAATAAAATCCTAATAGAATTTTATAACATAAACAAAGGGCGTCCCTTTAAGGATAACCGTATGATGATAACGTAGGTTCTTATGACTTATGTGTAACGATTTTATTTGGATAGCCAGTAATTGTCAATTTAACGGTTCTGATGAAACCTTACCACATCCGGCATTTGCTGGAACTTACggtaacattttatttaaatggtTTAAACCATTCGAACTTTGCTTATGAAGTTAATATTAGGTCAAATGGGAATACAATATAAGTGTTTCAAAGCAATAATAATGGAGTATCTGCAATCCCTTGGCTCGTCTAGCAAAGATGTTAGCATGGTGTTTATAATCATGGTGCCCCCTTACCACATATCTCCAAGTTTCATGGCCCTTTATTAGAggcatttattttaatattttacaatAGAACGCAAGTTATGTGATATATTTATAGGGATATTCAGTTTTACTGTTCCATAAAATAGATTAGTgagacaacaaaaacacacctcACACTCGTACAATCACCGTTGAATCATAATATAgaatatgtgtatatatatatatatttttaaagtttaTAATCTGCACATTgactataaaaaaataacaacaaaaaatatctgAAAAATCCATTGCATTATCTTTCACCTGAATAGCTAACACGTTCTATTTCCTGCTGCATATTTATGTTTAGTGGACTGTTTCTGGAATCAACTTGGCTGATCGTATGCTGATAATGGATTTATACTAAAGGAGTCCAACTTGTTCTGATATTTCTACACTCAAGCGTATTTCAATCGACAATATGATGTCAACTCTGTCTATTCTGTCTGCATTTGTCCCAGGGTAGGCCagtacaaatttcattttgagcTTCCTGTATCTTTTTACAAACATACATATCGGGCCTAGTTACGCATACGTACATTGAGCAACATAGTCAGCCACTTTCTCAAACTCGATCGAAGTGGAGCAATTCTTTCAGTTGCCTAAATACAAAGCTGTTGCTTTAACTTATTTCATGAATGTCCTGCTCAGTATTGCGTACAATATGGTAAAATCTTCTACAAACATCCAAGAATAATTTCCTTTTATGTCATTTTTGACAAACGCTTCGATCGTTCAAGCTTCGATCGAGTTTGAGAAAGTGGCTGATTGAACGACAAGCGCCTAAGTATTGTAATGCACATGAACTCTCATGAACTTTGCCACACTTACATCGACTTTACCCATCTTTATGATACTTTTGCATTCATACTTTTATCAAGGGAGCCAGTGTCGTAATTTTAtactaaataaaacaaactgttCATGATAACAATGTGAACATAACTCTACCCAAACACCGTCGGTTTATACACAGCAACTTCAGCACACAAAATAAGGAAAATCTTCGTGCGAAAATTCGTACCACAATTAAGCCAGCATAGTTTAAATCCTTTACGCAGTTTATTAATATATATCTCATTATTTCATAAGTATTTCACAACAAATCAGGTAATGTAGTACGATCGTTCGTAGTTTGAATAAGAGTTTGAGTAACAATAGTAGCCACTGATAAGTTACATACACAGCATGCCATATTACCTACACCTACGGCACCCAACTCAATGATAGCGCTGAGTGACGAAGAGAGAAGAATGCTTAAGGAGTTTTATAGCTATCTAAATATACCAACGCAATCTGCTTTCACGCCACCACACAGCCCTCGCCCGACAGCAACACTCGAAACAGAAACCCAATGCTACGGAACCGaacaaatgaaacgaaacgccTGTCGAGCAGTACATGTactagggttttttttaaacaacaatCGTGTATTTGAAGCAATAGTTTAGTTTCATTACATGCAAAAACAAAGTGATCGAGCGCTTTCGTACGTTCGCAGGCACGGCCGTTCGTGCCGTGTACggcaaataacaaaataaatactAACACCCGGATACAAGTGAATGATAATGAAGATgaggatggttttttttaacaaaacgaaacaaaacagcactATCCGAGAAACCGTCTGGCTGCCTacctgtctgtctgtctgggAGAGCTGTGTgaagagtgttttgttgtcTTCAGTACAAGCCTGCCCTTCATTGTATGCCCTTTCTTACGCCTATGCCTGTTGGATACACTCCTGTACGTGGATTTACATAtagggatttgtttttttttttaaattcttcctTGCTGCTCGATTGCACAATTGCACAGAACTGTCCGTAAAAGTGGTTATGCTAATCTCTCTATACCATTCTCTCTTGCCTGCCTGTCTGTCAGGGGGTTGCCACACCCACCCGTCTTATAAAATATTGCGGCCATCCTGGAGGCTCACTACTTCCCGCTGCGGAAAAACGTTCTTCTCCCTCTCCCCTTTTGTTTCTCGAGCAGGACGTTTGTTACATTATTGGGTGGCGTGCTTACGCGTTTCTTCTTTTACgtacaaaacagcaaacaacaactaGAATCATGAAAACACCTGAGCTGACAATTTGGGTTGACCTTCAGCAACCAGCAACCTGCTGCTTCCTCCCCGTAGGTGCGTATGTGCAGAGGTCCGAAGGGTTTAGGTTTTCCTTTTCCGGTCTGTATCGTTCTGTGACCGGaactgtgtgtcttttgtgGCAGCTGCTGCCAGGATAGCTACATACGCTTACACGATACTGAGTGCTTACAGCTAAGTTAATAATGTGTATCTGTAtatgttattgttgtttgttgttgttgttgttgtttcgtgtCTCTGCGACCGCATACATCAAATATCGCCTTTTCATTACGTTAACATATGggtatgtatatatatgtataaatTAGGTCACACCGGTGCTGTGCTGGCAATGCCTTCCTTTTGTGTCGCATCAACAGTTCGCCCCGTGTGCCCCTAACACACTAAGAAATAATCAACAACGATAGCACGCGCGCTAGCAATTATTACACGTGAATGCATGCAAcaaacccacacatacaccaccGCGTGCACActggctcacacacacacacacacagacgtatGCAAAAAGATAATAAATAAACCCCTGAATTAGAATCGAAAATCAACGCAACGACAAATAAGTATacgcgcatgtgtgtgtgcgtgtttgcatGAAGCCAGTGTGTGGTTTGTGAGTgatttgtgtgttggtgtgtgtgtatatatagaCAGAAAGATCGCACGCAACGCTAAATGATGGATACTACACAAGGGatgaaaagtaacaaaaagGGTGCAAGGGCAGAACCATTGTTTAAACTTCTTACAATCAGCgagtaaaaataaaccaaagaaTAAACACATGAAGAGACAAAAACGAGCGAAAAAcaaatgttacaaaaaaatactacATCTAAATACTATTCAACCAGTCTGTCCCGGCGCCGAGAAACGCCGAAACTgtaactcacacacacgtaacTCACGATTTGctaattcaaaataaacaaaaaaacccctttaaTCCTTGCAGTGCGATTACATGCGCGATTATCTTCTAGAGCGATCGCGATCGCTGTGTTgtagatcgatcgatcgaaattAACTACAtcgtattattgttattattattgtaaatattatcattattattattattatcaggCAATGATCGCTCAAGCAGCCTCCTTTCCATTACTCACAGTTACGTCACACTTACAcga contains:
- the LOC120898247 gene encoding uncharacterized protein LOC120898247, with the translated sequence MTKFLEGYQTLTTIIGDDTVDNAIIEAIKCHRVNMLQASYKLYTVDTYFQSAERDRNDPTYGYNLNPYPLWEALYCEANVSMVMEEVLPAIAFRNPVARVVLLVRGIAKYDMLQFFRRAWTRYKMLDILILSRIDYQTLLVCLFNPYLTGRDEMADERNMFCYHLRTMEDVAQFNQEAQRFTYERINNLHHYQLQVAITDVELMSKAVYFQNGSIHRYQYLDGEMVEIFRQRMNFTIKYLELNYQESVGFISSNGSIGGSLKMLEENTIDLAANSRSIMQHPMRNLQYVHFLCPIRLVFVVPFNYFANRYKMVFFHAYSLQMYLTNIAMAVLIPSLLLVLMRRDFSVPAYVKESFRILAIVFACSVALPRNTRHRLVLMGLMFYSIVAYSAWQGITIVQLNQDDEKLRNIQTLEELAETDLDLKAIVTFGNAIRGKAWNGSDVRGRIAARLDVQWTPSNISIIPEVADNRTTAVPIIEYFVEVVRSRYFDSVRKRSKVYFIHEPFIEYLTAMALPKNSPLFPTIRRLTMSCLENGIVNFQLSLIRHKGVLLQIAQNRNRTLRDEPPARKVNLFNMRFVFYVYLNRASSSARSLFGSFSCTGTTSKRCAPSGG